The following coding sequences lie in one Deltaproteobacteria bacterium genomic window:
- a CDS encoding glutathione S-transferase family protein, with the protein MSKIILYDNLLSQNSYKVKLALSQLQVDHEVRQVDLKGGEQKKEWFLKLNPNGQVPTLVDGDYAIWESNSILLYLGRKFAPNNLIPQDLQTLGKMLEWMMFEACKLSRYIGAARFLTRFMPKEKVNQDELSRTRKSAGGNLAVLNGHLAKNDYLAGSYTLADIACYGQICVAQEGALDLSAYPAIVNWMKRVESTPNFIKI; encoded by the coding sequence ATGTCCAAAATTATCCTCTACGATAATCTCCTTTCCCAAAACAGCTACAAGGTTAAACTGGCCTTGTCCCAGTTGCAGGTCGATCACGAAGTCAGGCAGGTGGATCTTAAAGGGGGAGAGCAGAAGAAGGAGTGGTTTCTCAAGCTCAACCCGAACGGACAGGTGCCCACGCTGGTCGACGGCGATTACGCGATTTGGGAATCGAATTCAATTCTTCTTTATCTGGGCCGAAAGTTCGCGCCGAACAATCTCATTCCGCAGGATCTGCAGACATTGGGAAAAATGCTTGAATGGATGATGTTTGAGGCCTGCAAGCTTTCCCGATACATTGGCGCCGCGCGATTTTTGACCCGGTTTATGCCGAAAGAAAAGGTTAATCAGGACGAACTGTCGCGGACGCGAAAATCGGCGGGTGGAAATTTGGCCGTTCTCAACGGCCATCTCGCCAAAAACGACTATCTGGCCGGTTCATACACTCTTGCCGATATTGCCTGCTACGGGCAGATTTGTGTCGCCCAAGAGGGGGCACTTGACCTGTCGGCGTATCCCGCGATCGTCAACTGGATGAAGCGAGTGGAATCCACTCCGAATTTTATCAAGATTTAG
- the xerC gene encoding tyrosine recombinase XerC has product MSIDPLITAFETALVHEKNASPHTVKNYVHDLAEFRAYLTGCQPDLIEEGAMAINRINPLVIRSYLSILFQKNSPASVARKLSSLRTFFQHWLKNGKINQNPARAIHSPKIPKRLPRFLNVDEIIAMLDSPSEDDFAGRRDKAILELLYSCGLRVSELVGVDLDRLDLENRLVRVLGKGGKERIVPVGKKAVERVRHYLELRPTVLKADKPTGALFLNRWGRRLTVRSVQRMVDEANRRCGLDKAVSPHVLRHTFATHLLNAGADLRSIQELLGHASLSTTQKYTHVNLDQLMKVYDKAHPKA; this is encoded by the coding sequence ATGTCTATCGATCCGCTTATTACGGCCTTTGAGACCGCCTTGGTGCACGAAAAAAATGCCTCACCGCATACGGTGAAAAACTACGTCCACGATCTGGCCGAATTTCGGGCTTATCTAACAGGGTGCCAGCCGGACTTGATCGAAGAGGGGGCGATGGCCATAAACCGGATTAATCCGTTGGTGATCCGGAGTTATTTGTCCATCCTGTTCCAGAAAAATTCTCCCGCCAGCGTCGCGCGGAAACTTTCTTCATTAAGGACTTTTTTTCAACACTGGCTGAAAAATGGAAAGATCAACCAAAACCCGGCACGGGCGATCCATTCGCCAAAAATTCCCAAGCGCCTTCCGCGGTTCTTGAATGTGGACGAGATCATAGCCATGCTCGACTCCCCTTCCGAGGACGATTTTGCAGGAAGGCGCGACAAGGCGATTCTGGAGCTTCTTTATTCGTGCGGCCTCCGGGTCTCCGAACTGGTGGGAGTCGATTTGGATCGACTTGACCTCGAAAATCGTTTAGTCCGTGTTCTGGGAAAAGGGGGGAAGGAGCGGATTGTCCCGGTGGGAAAAAAGGCGGTGGAGCGTGTGCGGCATTATCTGGAATTGCGCCCGACGGTTCTCAAGGCCGACAAGCCGACCGGCGCCCTTTTTTTGAACCGCTGGGGGCGGCGTCTCACCGTCCGGAGCGTCCAGCGGATGGTGGACGAGGCCAACCGAAGGTGCGGCCTCGACAAGGCGGTTTCGCCGCATGTCCTGCGCCATACATTCGCCACGCATCTGCTCAACGCGGGGGCCGACCTGCGGTCGATTCAGGAACTTTTGGGGCACGCCAGTCTGTCGACGACGCAGAAATATACGCATGTGAATCTGGACCAGTTGATGAAGGTTTACGATAAAGCGCATCCGAAGGCATAA
- a CDS encoding acyl-CoA dehydrogenase family protein encodes MPNYDLTQEQEMLRKTIRDFAEKEIKPVRQQLDEKEEFSYDLTKKMGELGLFGMTISPNYGGGGMETLSYVIAVEELARVDGCQAATVAAENSLGIGPIYNYGNEEQKKKYLPDLCSGKKLWGFGLTEADAGSDAGNSKTRAELKNGKWVINGSKIFITNSATKITAGVTVQAFTGVKGEGKKEISCIIVEQGTPGFTAREMHKKMTWRSSNTGELYFDNVTVPESNLLGKKGGGFQQMLATLDSGRLGIAAMGLGGSQGAFEAALEYSKQRKAFGQPISKFQVNAFKLADCAMEIEAARNLLYKACWLKDQGRPFGKEAAMAKLYCSEVFYRVANHCVQLHGGYGLMEEYPAAKFYRDQKLLEIGEGTSEIQRIVISRYLGC; translated from the coding sequence ATGCCAAACTACGATCTCACGCAAGAACAGGAAATGCTCCGGAAAACCATCCGCGATTTTGCGGAAAAGGAAATCAAGCCGGTTCGCCAACAACTGGATGAAAAGGAGGAATTCTCCTACGACCTCACGAAAAAAATGGGGGAACTTGGTCTTTTTGGAATGACCATTTCCCCCAACTACGGCGGCGGCGGGATGGAGACCCTTTCTTATGTCATCGCGGTTGAAGAACTGGCCCGCGTCGATGGCTGTCAGGCGGCTACGGTTGCGGCGGAGAATTCGCTCGGCATCGGGCCGATCTACAATTACGGAAACGAGGAGCAAAAGAAAAAATATCTCCCCGATCTCTGCTCCGGAAAAAAACTCTGGGGCTTTGGACTGACCGAGGCCGATGCCGGATCGGACGCCGGCAATTCCAAAACGCGGGCGGAATTGAAAAACGGCAAATGGGTCATCAACGGCTCAAAAATTTTCATCACCAACTCGGCAACCAAAATCACCGCGGGCGTTACCGTGCAGGCATTTACCGGTGTGAAAGGGGAAGGAAAAAAGGAAATCAGCTGTATTATAGTGGAACAGGGAACCCCCGGCTTTACCGCCAGGGAAATGCACAAAAAAATGACCTGGCGCTCCTCGAATACGGGCGAACTTTATTTTGACAACGTCACCGTTCCCGAATCCAATCTGCTGGGTAAAAAGGGAGGTGGCTTCCAGCAAATGCTGGCCACCCTCGACTCTGGTCGTCTTGGAATTGCGGCGATGGGTTTGGGAGGCTCCCAAGGGGCATTTGAGGCGGCGCTGGAATATTCAAAACAACGAAAGGCCTTTGGTCAGCCGATTTCAAAATTCCAGGTCAACGCCTTCAAGCTGGCCGATTGCGCCATGGAGATTGAGGCGGCGCGAAACCTCCTCTACAAGGCCTGCTGGCTTAAAGACCAGGGACGGCCGTTCGGCAAGGAGGCGGCAATGGCAAAACTTTATTGTTCCGAAGTTTTTTACCGCGTGGCCAACCATTGTGTTCAACTCCATGGTGGATATGGCCTCATGGAAGAATATCCGGCGGCCAAATTTTACCGGGACCAGAAACTGCTCGAGATCGGTGAAGGGACTTCCGAAATCCAGCGGATTGTGATATCAAGGTATTTGGGATGTTAA
- a CDS encoding zinc ribbon domain-containing protein, producing MPIYEYHCKSCGKNLEIVQKISETPKKKCPECGGKLEKLMSATSFALKGTGWYKTDYAPKPAKKEEKKEEKKEEKKPAASEKTSLKPSGETAAKPSGGSGSAASAAAKS from the coding sequence ATGCCTATCTACGAATACCATTGCAAGTCATGCGGAAAAAATCTGGAAATCGTGCAGAAGATCTCCGAGACCCCCAAAAAGAAATGCCCTGAGTGCGGGGGAAAGTTGGAAAAGTTGATGTCGGCCACTTCGTTCGCGCTAAAAGGAACCGGGTGGTATAAAACCGACTATGCCCCCAAACCGGCCAAAAAAGAAGAGAAGAAGGAAGAAAAGAAAGAGGAAAAAAAGCCGGCCGCCTCAGAAAAAACATCCTTAAAGCCATCCGGCGAAACAGCCGCGAAGCCGTCCGGCGGTTCCGGATCTGCGGCTTCTGCCGCCGCTAAATCTTGA
- the argB gene encoding acetylglutamate kinase produces MEDLINKAKILMEALPYIQKFREKRIVVKYGGHAMEDENLKRSFTRDVILFKLIGLHPVIVHGGGPQIEEVLKRMGIESKFHEGVRITDAPTMDVVEMVLVGKVNKEIVGWINHNGGQAIGFSGKDGRLIQAVKMDPQKVKKTRRTSELIDMGQVGIVKKINPEVLTKLEDSLFIPVIAPVGVSDIGESLNINADYVAESVAGALNAEKLILMTDVEGVRDQQDRLLTNLSEKDIENLITSGVAHGGMVPKLKCALRALQAGVHTVHIIDGRVQHALLLEIFTDKGVGTLIRKE; encoded by the coding sequence ATGGAAGACTTGATCAACAAGGCAAAAATTCTCATGGAGGCGCTCCCGTACATCCAGAAATTCCGGGAGAAGCGGATCGTGGTGAAGTACGGCGGGCACGCCATGGAGGACGAAAATCTCAAAAGGAGCTTCACGCGGGATGTGATCCTCTTCAAGCTGATCGGCCTCCATCCGGTCATCGTCCATGGCGGCGGGCCGCAGATCGAGGAGGTGCTCAAGCGGATGGGCATCGAATCGAAGTTTCACGAAGGGGTGCGGATCACCGATGCCCCGACCATGGATGTGGTGGAAATGGTGCTGGTCGGCAAGGTCAACAAGGAAATTGTCGGGTGGATCAACCACAACGGCGGGCAGGCGATCGGTTTTTCCGGAAAGGACGGCCGGCTGATCCAGGCGGTGAAGATGGATCCGCAAAAGGTCAAAAAGACCCGGCGGACCTCCGAGTTGATCGACATGGGACAGGTCGGCATCGTGAAAAAGATCAATCCCGAAGTGCTCACCAAGCTGGAAGACAGTCTTTTCATTCCGGTCATTGCGCCGGTTGGCGTGTCCGACATCGGTGAATCGCTCAATATCAATGCCGACTATGTGGCTGAATCGGTGGCGGGGGCCCTCAATGCGGAAAAACTGATTTTAATGACCGACGTCGAGGGGGTGAGGGATCAGCAAGACAGGCTTTTAACCAACCTTTCGGAAAAGGATATTGAAAATCTGATTACCTCCGGTGTTGCGCATGGCGGCATGGTGCCGAAACTCAAGTGTGCCCTTCGGGCGCTTCAAGCGGGGGTTCATACGGTTCACATCATCGACGGCCGGGTCCAGCATGCGCTCCTGCTGGAGATTTTTACGGACAAAGGGGTGGGGACACTTATCCGCAAGGAGTAA
- the purH gene encoding bifunctional phosphoribosylaminoimidazolecarboxamide formyltransferase/IMP cyclohydrolase, which yields MSKIQRAIVSVTDKTGLVEFCKTLSAFGIEILSTGGTAKLLREHGIKTTDVAAYTGSPEVMDGRLKTIHPKIEGGILSIRSNPKHQSEMEALGILPIDLVVVNLYAFEKTAAKEGCTLDEAVENIDIGGPTMLRAAAKNHRDVTVVVDPEDYPRLAEELKTGRGVISEKTNFELAVKVFQTMARYDGAVSNYLSRRLNAEAGDVFPQNLSLQFERLQGLRYGENPHQKAAYYRELPPRDGVISRARQLHGKELSFNNIIDLEAALECVREFEDPACVIVKHTNPCGVAVGKDLRDAFVRARECDPASSFGGIIGMNRRIDAKAAQSISETFFECVIAPGFEEDAFKLLEAKKNIRLMVLDTFGNGRGAEFDYKRVGGGLLVQEKDRGSADLKKCSVPTKRKPTGEEYVELDFAWKVVKHVKSNAIVFTRGGQTLGIGAGQMSRVDSVKIAVMKANKSLKGSVLASDAFFPFRDGIDEAAKNKITAILQPGGSVRDDEVVKAADEHGLAMVFTGMRHFKH from the coding sequence ATGTCCAAAATCCAGCGCGCCATTGTCAGCGTGACCGACAAAACAGGCCTGGTCGAATTCTGCAAAACTCTTTCAGCCTTCGGGATTGAAATCCTCTCCACCGGAGGGACAGCCAAACTTTTGCGGGAACATGGAATCAAAACGACGGATGTCGCCGCCTACACCGGCTCGCCGGAGGTGATGGACGGGCGGCTCAAGACCATTCATCCCAAGATCGAAGGAGGAATCTTAAGCATCCGTAGCAACCCCAAACATCAAAGCGAGATGGAGGCGCTGGGGATTCTTCCCATCGATCTGGTGGTGGTCAATCTCTATGCCTTTGAAAAGACGGCCGCCAAAGAGGGATGCACCCTCGATGAGGCGGTGGAAAACATCGATATCGGCGGGCCCACCATGCTTCGCGCCGCCGCAAAAAATCACCGGGATGTCACGGTCGTGGTCGATCCGGAAGATTACCCGCGACTTGCGGAGGAGTTGAAGACCGGTCGCGGGGTTATCAGTGAAAAGACAAATTTTGAGTTGGCGGTCAAGGTTTTCCAGACCATGGCCCGCTACGATGGGGCGGTCAGCAATTATTTAAGCCGAAGGCTTAATGCCGAGGCCGGGGATGTTTTTCCACAGAATTTAAGCCTGCAGTTTGAAAGGCTCCAGGGGCTCCGTTATGGCGAAAACCCGCATCAGAAGGCGGCCTATTACCGCGAACTCCCGCCCCGGGACGGGGTGATATCCCGCGCGCGGCAACTGCACGGGAAAGAGCTTTCGTTCAACAACATCATCGATCTTGAGGCGGCGCTGGAGTGTGTGCGTGAATTTGAAGATCCCGCCTGCGTGATCGTCAAACACACGAATCCCTGCGGCGTTGCCGTGGGGAAGGACCTTCGCGATGCGTTTGTCCGGGCCAGGGAATGCGACCCGGCATCCAGTTTTGGGGGAATTATCGGGATGAACCGCCGGATCGACGCCAAAGCGGCGCAATCGATCTCCGAGACATTCTTTGAGTGTGTGATCGCCCCCGGTTTTGAGGAGGATGCCTTTAAACTGCTGGAGGCGAAAAAAAACATTCGTTTGATGGTTCTCGATACCTTTGGGAACGGGAGGGGAGCCGAGTTTGACTATAAGCGGGTGGGAGGGGGTCTTCTGGTGCAGGAAAAAGATCGCGGCAGTGCCGATCTGAAAAAGTGTTCGGTTCCGACGAAAAGAAAACCGACCGGCGAGGAATACGTTGAGCTCGATTTTGCCTGGAAGGTGGTGAAGCATGTGAAGTCCAACGCCATTGTTTTTACAAGGGGGGGGCAGACTCTGGGAATCGGTGCCGGGCAGATGAGCCGGGTCGATTCGGTGAAAATTGCCGTGATGAAGGCAAACAAATCGCTCAAAGGATCGGTCCTGGCCTCAGACGCTTTTTTTCCGTTCCGCGACGGCATTGACGAGGCGGCAAAGAATAAGATCACGGCTATCCTCCAGCCGGGCGGTTCGGTCCGCGATGATGAGGTTGTCAAGGCGGCGGATGAGCATGGCCTCGCCATGGTCTTTACCGGGATGCGGCATTTCAAACATTAA
- the hslV gene encoding ATP-dependent protease subunit HslV has protein sequence MIHSTTIIAVKKDNRVAIAGDGQVSVGQTILKAKANKVRTLQDGKVLAGFAGSAADAFTLFEKFESKLSEFSGNITRAAVELAKDWRTDRILRRLEALLIVADRDHLFTLSGNGDVIEPDDGIAAIGSGGAYALASARAMMRNTKLSAREIVERAMKIASEICVYTNENITIQEL, from the coding sequence ATGATTCATTCCACCACAATCATCGCGGTAAAGAAGGACAACAGGGTCGCTATCGCGGGCGACGGACAGGTGAGCGTCGGGCAGACGATTCTCAAGGCCAAGGCCAACAAGGTGAGAACCCTGCAGGACGGGAAGGTGCTGGCCGGCTTTGCCGGTTCGGCGGCCGACGCCTTCACGCTGTTTGAAAAATTCGAGTCGAAACTCTCCGAGTTTTCGGGCAACATCACCCGGGCGGCGGTGGAACTGGCGAAAGACTGGCGGACCGACCGGATTCTGCGCCGTCTGGAGGCCCTTTTGATCGTGGCCGACAGGGATCATCTTTTCACCCTCTCCGGCAACGGGGATGTCATCGAGCCGGACGACGGCATTGCCGCCATCGGATCGGGAGGGGCCTATGCCCTCGCCTCTGCGCGGGCAATGATGCGGAACACAAAACTTTCCGCCCGTGAAATTGTCGAACGGGCGATGAAAATCGCCTCGGAGATCTGCGTGTACACGAATGAAAACATCACCATTCAGGAGTTATAA
- the hslU gene encoding ATP-dependent protease ATPase subunit HslU translates to MSEGIKNFTPREIVSELDRYIIGQDDAKRAVAIAMRNRWRRQQVPEDLRDEIAPKNIIMIGPTGIGKTEIARRLSKLAEAPFIKVEASKFTEVGYVGKDVESMIRELMDTSVNMVKAEEESKVQVKAEENAEERLLDLLIPRKPRAPRPMAGPLGMGAELPEEPQTASAEKETAETREKMRKMLREGRLAGRFVELDFSGPRGMPMVEVISAGGSLDDISRNLKDMFSQFMPRGRKRRRVKVPDALEMLKVEEAQKLVEMEEVVKKAVERVEQNGIVFIDEIDKIASRERGGHGPEVSREGVQRDILPIVEGSNVSTKYGMVRTDHILFVAAGAFHVSKPSDLIPELQGRFPIRVELKSLTKGDFLRILKEPTNSLTRQYTALMKTEKIDLVISDEALEEIASYAARVNEQMENIGARRLHTIMEKVLDEISFLAPERSGKPFKVDGAYVKKCLEPIVKDQDLSRYIL, encoded by the coding sequence ATGTCTGAAGGGATAAAAAATTTCACTCCGCGCGAGATTGTTTCGGAACTCGACCGCTACATCATCGGTCAGGACGACGCCAAGAGGGCGGTGGCCATCGCCATGCGCAACCGCTGGCGGCGCCAGCAGGTGCCGGAGGATCTGCGCGACGAAATCGCGCCGAAGAACATCATCATGATCGGCCCCACCGGCATCGGAAAGACCGAGATCGCCCGGCGGCTCTCCAAACTGGCCGAGGCGCCGTTTATCAAGGTGGAGGCCTCGAAGTTCACCGAGGTGGGTTATGTGGGGAAGGATGTCGAATCGATGATCCGCGAGCTGATGGACACCTCCGTCAACATGGTGAAGGCGGAGGAGGAATCGAAGGTTCAGGTAAAGGCCGAGGAAAACGCCGAGGAGCGTCTGCTGGATCTCCTCATTCCCCGAAAGCCGAGGGCGCCGCGCCCGATGGCCGGTCCTCTGGGAATGGGGGCCGAGCTTCCGGAGGAACCGCAGACCGCCTCTGCCGAAAAAGAGACCGCCGAGACGCGCGAGAAGATGCGCAAAATGCTCCGGGAGGGAAGGCTTGCCGGCCGTTTCGTGGAGCTGGACTTTTCGGGCCCCAGAGGCATGCCGATGGTCGAGGTGATTTCGGCCGGCGGAAGCCTCGATGACATCAGCCGGAATTTGAAGGACATGTTTTCGCAGTTCATGCCGCGGGGGAGAAAAAGAAGGAGGGTCAAAGTCCCAGACGCGCTGGAGATGTTGAAAGTGGAGGAGGCCCAAAAGCTTGTCGAAATGGAAGAGGTGGTGAAAAAGGCGGTCGAGCGAGTGGAACAGAACGGGATTGTCTTTATCGACGAGATCGACAAGATCGCCTCGCGCGAGAGGGGGGGGCACGGGCCGGAGGTGTCGCGGGAAGGGGTTCAGCGAGATATCCTTCCCATTGTCGAAGGGTCAAATGTCAGCACCAAATACGGCATGGTGCGGACCGACCATATTTTGTTTGTCGCCGCGGGGGCGTTTCATGTCTCCAAGCCGTCGGATCTGATTCCCGAATTGCAGGGGCGTTTTCCCATCCGGGTGGAATTGAAGTCGCTTACCAAGGGCGATTTTTTGCGGATTCTCAAGGAGCCGACCAATTCGCTGACCCGGCAGTACACGGCGCTGATGAAGACGGAAAAGATCGATCTGGTCATTTCGGACGAGGCCCTCGAGGAGATCGCCTCGTACGCGGCCCGGGTGAATGAGCAGATGGAAAATATCGGGGCGCGGCGTCTGCACACCATCATGGAAAAGGTGCTCGATGAAATTTCGTTTCTGGCCCCCGAGCGGTCGGGAAAACCGTTCAAGGTCGACGGGGCCTATGTGAAGAAATGCCTCGAGCCGATTGTGAAGGATCAGGATTTGAGTAGATACATTTTATAG